Proteins from one Desmodus rotundus isolate HL8 chromosome 9, HLdesRot8A.1, whole genome shotgun sequence genomic window:
- the PLIN3 gene encoding perilipin-3 isoform X1, which yields MSTNETEAPANTQVAAEEPAQQPSVVDRVANMPLISSTCGMVSAAYTSTKESYPHIKTVCDAAEKGVKTLTAAAISGAQPILSKLEPQITSASGYAHRGLDKLEENLPILQQPPEKVLADTKELVSSRVSGAREAVSNTVSSAKDTVATRMTEAVDVTRGAVQSGVDMTKSVVTSSVHTVMGSRVGQMVLSGVDTVLGKSEEWVDNHLPMTDSELAHLATSVEGFDMASVQQQRQEQSYFVRLGSLSERLRQRAYEHSLGKLQHTRQRAQEALLQLAQALSLMETVKQGVDQKLVEGQEKLSQMWLTWNQKKQLQGVEGDLPKQEQVESQTLTMFRDIAQQLQATCASLGSSIQGLPTHVKDQVQQARRQVEDLQATFSGIHSFQDLSGSVLTQSRERVAKAREALDHMVEYVAQNTPITWVVGPFAPGVTEKAQEEKK from the exons ATGTCTACCAACGAGACAGAAGCCCCTGCCAACacccaggtggcagctgaagaaCCGGCACAGCAG CCCAGCGTGGTGGACCGAGTGGCCAACATGCCCCTCATCAGCTCCACCTGCGGCATGGTATCGGCAGCCTACACCTCCACCAAGGAGAGCTACCCCCATATCAAGACTGTCTGTGATGCGGCAGAGAAAGGCGTGAAGACCCTCACAGCAGCAGCCATCAGTGGGGCCCAGCCCATCCTGTCCAAGCTGGAGCCCCAGA TCACATCAGCCAGTGGCTACGCTCACAGGGGGCTCGATAAGCTGGAAGAGAACCTGCCCATCCTACAGCAGCCGCCAGAGAAG GTCCTGGCGGATACCAAGGAACTTGTGTCGTCCAGGGTGTCTGGGGCCCGAGAAGCTGTGTCCAACACGGTGTCCAGTGCCAAGGACACAGTGGCCACCCGAATGACAGAGGCAGTAGATGTGACCCGGGGAGCTGTGCAGAGTGGAGTGGACATGACCAAGTCCGTGGTGACCAGCAGCGTCCACACAGTCATGGGGTCCCGCGTGGGCCAGATGGTACTGAGCGGAGTGGACACCGTGTTGGGCAAGTCAGAGGAGTGGGTGGACAACCACCTGCCTATGACAGACTCCGAGCTGG CCCACCTCGCCACATCTGTGGAGGGCTTCGACATGGCCTCAGTGCAGCAGCAGCGGCAGGAGCAGAGCTACTTCGTGCGTCTGGGCTCCCTGTCGGAGCGGCTGCGCCAGCGGGCCTATGAACACTCACTGGGAAAACTGCAGCACACCAGGCAGAGGGCCCAGGAGGCCCTGCTGCAGCTGGCGCAGGCGCTCAGCCTG ATGGAAACTGTCAAGCAGGGAGTTGATCAGAAGCTGGTGGAGGGTCAGGAGAAACTATCCCAGATGTGGCTCACCTGGAACCAGAAGAAACAGCTCCAGGGCGTGGAGGGGGACCTGCCAAAGCAAGAG CAGGTCGAGTCCCAGACGCTCACCATGTTCCGGGACATTGCCCAGCAGCTGCAGGCCACCTGCGCCTCGCTGGGGTCCAGCATCCAGGGGCTGCCCACCCATGTGAAGGACCAGGTGCAGCAGGCTCGGCGCCAGGTGGAGGACCTCCAGGCCACCTTTTCTGGCATTCATTCCTTCCAGGACCTGTCCGGCAGCGTCCTGACACAGAGCCGAGAGCGAGTTGCCAAGGCCCGGGAGGCCCTTGACCACATGGTCGAGTATGTGGCCCAGAACACACCCATCACATGGGTGGTGGGACCCTTCGCCCCCGGAGTCACTGAGAAAGcccaagaagaaaagaagtag
- the PLIN3 gene encoding perilipin-3 isoform X2 — protein MSTNETEAPANTQVAAEEPAQQPSVVDRVANMPLISSTCGMVSAAYTSTKESYPHIKTVCDAAEKGVKTLTAAAISGAQPILSKLEPQITSASGYAHRGLDKLEENLPILQQPPEKVLADTKELVSSRVSGAREAVSNTVSSAKDTVATRMTEAVDVTRGAVQSGVDMTKSVVTSSVHTVMGSRVGQMVLSGVDTVLGKSEEWVDNHLPMTDSELAHLATSVEGFDMASVQQQRQEQSYFVRLGSLSERLRQRAYEHSLGKLQHTRQRAQEALLQLAQALSLMETVKQGVDQKLVEGQEKLSQMWLTWNQKKQLQGVEGDLPKQEVESQTLTMFRDIAQQLQATCASLGSSIQGLPTHVKDQVQQARRQVEDLQATFSGIHSFQDLSGSVLTQSRERVAKAREALDHMVEYVAQNTPITWVVGPFAPGVTEKAQEEKK, from the exons ATGTCTACCAACGAGACAGAAGCCCCTGCCAACacccaggtggcagctgaagaaCCGGCACAGCAG CCCAGCGTGGTGGACCGAGTGGCCAACATGCCCCTCATCAGCTCCACCTGCGGCATGGTATCGGCAGCCTACACCTCCACCAAGGAGAGCTACCCCCATATCAAGACTGTCTGTGATGCGGCAGAGAAAGGCGTGAAGACCCTCACAGCAGCAGCCATCAGTGGGGCCCAGCCCATCCTGTCCAAGCTGGAGCCCCAGA TCACATCAGCCAGTGGCTACGCTCACAGGGGGCTCGATAAGCTGGAAGAGAACCTGCCCATCCTACAGCAGCCGCCAGAGAAG GTCCTGGCGGATACCAAGGAACTTGTGTCGTCCAGGGTGTCTGGGGCCCGAGAAGCTGTGTCCAACACGGTGTCCAGTGCCAAGGACACAGTGGCCACCCGAATGACAGAGGCAGTAGATGTGACCCGGGGAGCTGTGCAGAGTGGAGTGGACATGACCAAGTCCGTGGTGACCAGCAGCGTCCACACAGTCATGGGGTCCCGCGTGGGCCAGATGGTACTGAGCGGAGTGGACACCGTGTTGGGCAAGTCAGAGGAGTGGGTGGACAACCACCTGCCTATGACAGACTCCGAGCTGG CCCACCTCGCCACATCTGTGGAGGGCTTCGACATGGCCTCAGTGCAGCAGCAGCGGCAGGAGCAGAGCTACTTCGTGCGTCTGGGCTCCCTGTCGGAGCGGCTGCGCCAGCGGGCCTATGAACACTCACTGGGAAAACTGCAGCACACCAGGCAGAGGGCCCAGGAGGCCCTGCTGCAGCTGGCGCAGGCGCTCAGCCTG ATGGAAACTGTCAAGCAGGGAGTTGATCAGAAGCTGGTGGAGGGTCAGGAGAAACTATCCCAGATGTGGCTCACCTGGAACCAGAAGAAACAGCTCCAGGGCGTGGAGGGGGACCTGCCAAAGCAAGAG GTCGAGTCCCAGACGCTCACCATGTTCCGGGACATTGCCCAGCAGCTGCAGGCCACCTGCGCCTCGCTGGGGTCCAGCATCCAGGGGCTGCCCACCCATGTGAAGGACCAGGTGCAGCAGGCTCGGCGCCAGGTGGAGGACCTCCAGGCCACCTTTTCTGGCATTCATTCCTTCCAGGACCTGTCCGGCAGCGTCCTGACACAGAGCCGAGAGCGAGTTGCCAAGGCCCGGGAGGCCCTTGACCACATGGTCGAGTATGTGGCCCAGAACACACCCATCACATGGGTGGTGGGACCCTTCGCCCCCGGAGTCACTGAGAAAGcccaagaagaaaagaagtag